A genomic stretch from Syntrophales bacterium includes:
- a CDS encoding electron transfer flavoprotein subunit beta/FixA family protein — protein MNIVACVKQVPDTEAQIRVKADGSGIEEGGIKWVMNPYDEYGVEEALRLKEKNGGEVTVISLGPARVMETIRTALAMGADKGIHISDPAFDGADAYTTASALAAALKALNPDIIFCGQRAIDGDQGQVGAILADLLDIPQVSIITKLDYADGAIKVIRPIEGAQLLIEAKLPCLVTAQKGLNEPRYASLPGIMKAKKKPVDVKDAAALGVTPSANAKVVKFVPPPARAAGKIVCGDDPAAKAKELARLLREEAKVI, from the coding sequence GTGAATATTGTTGCATGTGTAAAACAGGTTCCGGATACGGAAGCGCAGATCAGGGTAAAGGCCGACGGTTCAGGCATTGAGGAGGGCGGCATCAAATGGGTCATGAACCCCTATGACGAATACGGGGTGGAAGAGGCCCTCCGTCTGAAGGAGAAAAACGGCGGCGAAGTTACCGTAATCTCCTTAGGTCCGGCGCGGGTAATGGAAACGATCCGCACAGCCCTCGCGATGGGCGCGGACAAGGGGATTCATATCTCCGACCCGGCTTTTGACGGGGCGGATGCCTATACGACGGCCTCCGCGCTGGCGGCGGCGCTCAAGGCGCTTAATCCGGACATCATCTTCTGCGGACAGCGGGCGATTGACGGCGACCAGGGGCAGGTGGGCGCGATTCTGGCGGATCTCCTTGATATTCCGCAGGTTTCGATTATTACAAAACTTGATTATGCCGACGGGGCCATCAAGGTTATCCGACCGATTGAAGGGGCACAGTTGCTGATCGAAGCAAAACTCCCCTGTCTTGTTACCGCCCAGAAGGGGCTCAACGAACCGCGCTATGCCTCGCTTCCCGGGATCATGAAGGCGAAAAAGAAGCCGGTTGACGTGAAAGATGCCGCCGCCCTGGGTGTAACGCCTTCGGCAAACGCGAAGGTTGTCAAATTTGTGCCTCCTCCGGCGCGCGCCGCGGGGAAGATAGTCTGCGGGGACGACCCGGCGGCGAAGGCAAAGGAACTGGCCCGACTGCTTCGGGAAGAGGCGAAGGTTATTTAA